One stretch of Cololabis saira isolate AMF1-May2022 chromosome 15, fColSai1.1, whole genome shotgun sequence DNA includes these proteins:
- the ago2 gene encoding protein argonaute-2, whose amino-acid sequence MYSSGASEVVEGPRSTGSASSDPPSSPVPEYVFKPPSRPDFGTMGRTIKLQANFFEMEIPKLEVYHYDIDIKPEKCPRRVNREIVEHMVQHFKTQIFGDRKPVYDGRKNLYTAMPLPIGRDKVELEVTIPGEGKDRSFKVSIKWVSCVSLQALHEALAGRLPSVPFETIQALDVVMRHLPSMRYTPVGRSFFTPSEGCSNPLGGGREVWFGFHQSVRPSLWKMMLNIDVSATAFYKAQPVIEFMCEVLDFKSIEEQQKPLTDSQRVKFTKEIKGLKVEITHCGQMKRKYRVCNVTRRPASHQTFPLQQENGQTIECTVAQYFKDKYKLILRYPHLPCLQVGQEQKHTYLPLEVCNIVAGQRCIKKLTDNQTSTMIRATARSAPDRQDEISKLMRSANFNTDPYVREFGVMVRDEMTEVNGRVLQAPSILYGGRNKAIATPIQGVWDMRNKQFHTGIEIKVWAIACFAPQRQCTELLLKAFTDQLRKISRDAGMPIQGQPCFCKYAQGADSVEPMFRHLKYTYQGLQLVVVILPGKTPVYAEVKRVGDTVLGMATQCVQVKNVQKTTPQTLSNLCLKINVKLGGVNNILLPQGRPLVFQQPVIFLGSDVTHPPAGDGKKPSIAAVVGSMDAHPSRYCATVRVQQHRQDIIQDLANMVRELLIQFYKSTRFKPTRIIYYRDGISEGQFNQVLQHELLAIREACIKLEKDYQPGITFVVVQKRHHTRLFCMDRNERVGKSGNIPAGTTVDTKITHPSEFDFYLCSHAGIQGTSRPSHYHVLWDDNHFSSDELQVLTYQLCHTYVRCTRSVSIPAPAYYAHLVAFRARYHLVDKEHDSAEGSHTSGQSNGRDHQALAKAVQIHQDTLRTMYFA is encoded by the exons ACCCGCCATCTTCACCAGTGCCAGAATATGTTTTCAAACCGCCATCACGGCCAGACTTTGGCACCATGGGCAGGACAATCAAGCTCCAAGCCAACTTCTTTGAGATGGAAATCCCCAAACTGGAGGTCTATCATTATGACATAGACATCAAGCCTGAGAAGTGCCCCAGAAGAGTCAACCG TGAAATTGTGGAGCACATGGTCCAGCACTTTAAAACACAGATCTTTGGGGATCGAAAGCCAGTGTACGACGGACGGAAGAACCTTTATACCGCCATGCCTTTGCCCATAGGCAGAGACAAG GTGGAGCTTGAGGTGACTATTCCAGGTGAAGGTAAAGACCGCAGCTTCAAGGTCTCCATCAAATGGGTGTCCTGCGTAAGTCTGCAGGCTCTGCACGAGGCACTAGCAGGGCGGCTACCCAGCGTTCCCTTTGAAACTATTCAAGCTTTGGACGTGGTCATGAGGCATTTGCCCTCCATGAG GTATACCCCAGTTGGACGCTCTTTCTTTACTCCTTCAGAGGGATGTTCTAACCCTCTGGGTGGTGGCAGAGAGGTGTGGTTTGGTTTCCATCAGTCTGTAAGGCCATCTCTCTGGAAAATGATGCTCAACATTGATG tttctgcCACTGCTTTTTACAAAGCCCAGCCTGTGATTGAGTTTATGTGTGAAGTTTTGGATTTCAAAAGCATTGAAGAACAACAGAAGCCTTTAACAGACTCTCAACGAGTGAAATTTACAAAAGAAATCAAAG GCCTGAAGGTTGAGATTACTCACTGTGGACAGATGAAAAGGAAGTACAGAGTGTGCAACGTTACGAGAAGACCAGCAAGCCACCAAAC GTTCCCCTTACAGCAAGAGAATGGCCAAACCATTGAATGCACAGTAGCACAGTATTTTAAGGACAAATACAAGCTCATCCTGCGATACCCCCACCTCCCATGTTTACAGGTGGGACAAGAGCAAAAGCACACCTACCTCCCTCTAGAG GTGTGTAACATAGTGGCAGGGCAGCGGTGCATCAAAAAGCTGACGGATAATCAAACCTCCACTATGATCCGTGCCACCGCCCGATCAGCACCGGACCGTCAGGATGAGATTAGCAAACTG ATGAGAAGTGCCAACTTCAACACAGACCCTTATGTTCGTGAATTTGGAGTGATGGTAAGGGATGAAATGACAGAAGTGAATGGCCGCGTCCTGCAAGCACCTTCAATACTGTACGGCGGCAGG AACAAGGCAATAGCCACACCCATCCAGGGAGTGTGGGATATGAGGAACAAGCAATTCCACACTGGCATTGAGATCAAAGTGTGGGCCATTGCTTGCTTTGCTCCACAGAGACAATGCACTGAACTGCTGCTTAA AGCTTTCACAGATCAGCTGAGGAAGATCTCCCGTGATGCGGGAATGCCCATCCAGGGTCAACCTTGCTTCTGCAAGTATGCCCAGGGAGCAGACAGCGTCGAGCCCATGTTCAGACACCTCAAATACACTTACCAGGGGCTTCAGCTCGTGGTGGTCATCCTTCCTGGGAAGACACCAGTGTATG CCGAGGTGAAACGCGTTGGGGATACAGTACTTGGAATGGCCACACAATGTGTGCAGGTGAAGAATGTTCAAAAGACGACACCTCAGACTCTCTCCAACCTCTGTCTGAAGATCAACGTCAAACTGGGTGGTGTCAACAACATCCTCCTCCCACAGGGCAG GCCGTTGGTATTCCAGCAGCCGGTGATCTTCCTTGGTTCAGACGTGACTCATCCACCTGCAGGAGATGGGAAGAAACCTTCCATTGCTGCT GTGGTAGGTAGTATGGATGCCCATCCGAGTCGGTACTGTGCCACAGTGCGGGTGCAGCAACACCGTCAGGACATCATCCAGGACCTGGCCAACATGGTGAGGGAGCTGCTTATTCAGTTCTACAAGTCCACCCGGTTCAAGCCCACCAGAATCATTTACTACCGAGACGGCATCTCCGAAGGCCAATTCAACCAG GTTCTTCAGCATGAACTGCTGGCAATCCGTGAGGCTTGCATCAAACTTGAAAAGGATTATCAACCCGGCATTACCTTTGTGGTCGTACAGAAGAGGCATCACACAAGATTGTTCTGCATGGACAGAAACGAGAGG GTCGGGAAGAGTGGCAACATTCCTGCAGGGACCACAGTGGACACCAAGATCACACACCCATCAGAGTTTGATTTCTACCTTTGCAGTCATGCTGGCATTCAG GGAACCAGCAGGCCGTCTCACTACCACGTGCTTTGGGACGACAACCACTTTTCATCAGATGAGCTGCAGGTCCTCACCTATCAGCTTTGCCATACCTATGTCCGCTGTACGCGGTCAGTCTCCATCCCAGCACCAGCCTACTACGCCCATTTGGTGGCTTTCCGGGCTCGCTATCACTTGGTCGACAAAGAGCACGACAG TGCTGAGGGCAGTCATACATCAGGCCAGAGCAACGGGCGTGACCATCAGGCATTGGCTAAGGCTGTTCAAATCCACCAGGACACCCTGCGCACTATGTACTTTGCCTAA